A region of Sulfitobacter faviae DNA encodes the following proteins:
- a CDS encoding malic enzyme, with protein MGDKIGNKKKQAKAAAKPAAKAPSSVADIKPATPRK; from the coding sequence ATGGGTGACAAAATCGGCAATAAGAAGAAGCAAGCCAAGGCCGCGGCAAAACCCGCCGCCAAGGCCCCGTCCTCCGTCGCGGACATCAAGCCCGCCACGCCCCGCAAATAA
- a CDS encoding SPOR domain-containing protein: MTLTRSIAMAMIVAALGVGGSQTQAQDSRSQPAEFPPSSYKGKQYVDSAGCVFIRAGIDGNVSWVPRMSRAREQICGFQPTNGVKVAEAKVEAAQTKVDPAPAKRPPARVAEAPAPKAKPKAPVARPAPQKVVRRVAPAPARSAAPKVVRETAPRPMPVVPSKPVALAAPAPAGFVTACPAASPLSQRYMRRGDGYSVRCGPQAEPIVTGRLAPSSPQRGTAPQPYRSAGVMPGVAAAPARIVAPAAVAAPVVSAKPARAVGTQTRIVPKHVAINRVNTTNVKVPKGYRKVWEDDRLNPHRAEQTLEGRADMLLVWTQTLPRRLVNKATGEDVTAKVPLIYPYLDIETQRRKLGRVKIVERDGQVVKRVLRYRNAAPIHRDARPIKTAPVYSSRSAPAAQPNTKAGYVQVGVFGSPANAQRAARQIAALGLPARIGKQTRGGKTYHSVQAGPIAGGSAQAALGQLRRAGYRDAYLRR; encoded by the coding sequence ATGACACTTACCAGAAGTATTGCCATGGCGATGATCGTCGCAGCCTTGGGCGTCGGCGGATCGCAGACCCAAGCGCAGGACAGCCGGAGCCAACCGGCAGAGTTTCCGCCGTCCTCTTACAAGGGCAAGCAATATGTCGACAGCGCGGGATGTGTGTTCATCCGCGCGGGCATCGACGGCAATGTGTCATGGGTGCCCCGCATGAGCCGCGCGCGCGAGCAAATCTGCGGGTTCCAGCCCACGAATGGCGTGAAAGTGGCAGAGGCCAAGGTTGAGGCGGCGCAGACCAAGGTCGACCCCGCCCCGGCCAAAAGGCCCCCGGCTCGTGTCGCCGAAGCGCCCGCGCCCAAGGCGAAGCCGAAAGCCCCCGTGGCCCGGCCCGCGCCGCAAAAAGTGGTGCGCCGTGTCGCGCCAGCCCCGGCGCGGAGCGCTGCCCCCAAAGTCGTGCGCGAAACCGCGCCGCGCCCCATGCCCGTGGTGCCCAGCAAACCCGTCGCGCTGGCCGCTCCGGCACCGGCTGGCTTTGTCACCGCGTGTCCCGCCGCTTCGCCCCTCTCGCAGCGCTATATGCGGCGCGGGGATGGCTATAGCGTGCGCTGTGGTCCGCAGGCGGAACCGATTGTGACAGGGCGTCTTGCCCCTTCGAGCCCGCAGCGCGGCACCGCACCGCAGCCCTACCGCAGCGCGGGCGTGATGCCCGGCGTTGCCGCCGCACCCGCGCGGATCGTGGCCCCTGCCGCCGTCGCCGCCCCGGTGGTCAGCGCCAAGCCCGCCCGCGCCGTGGGCACGCAGACGCGGATCGTGCCGAAACATGTGGCGATCAATCGGGTGAACACGACCAATGTAAAAGTCCCGAAAGGATACCGGAAGGTTTGGGAGGACGACCGTCTGAACCCGCACCGGGCCGAGCAGACCTTGGAAGGCCGCGCCGACATGCTGTTGGTCTGGACCCAGACCCTGCCGCGCCGTTTGGTCAACAAGGCCACCGGCGAAGACGTGACCGCCAAAGTGCCGCTGATCTATCCCTATCTTGATATCGAAACACAGCGCCGCAAGCTGGGGCGGGTCAAGATCGTCGAGCGGGATGGCCAAGTGGTGAAACGGGTGCTGCGCTACCGCAACGCCGCGCCGATCCATCGGGATGCCCGCCCGATCAAGACGGCCCCCGTCTACTCCAGCCGCTCGGCCCCGGCGGCCCAGCCCAACACCAAAGCGGGCTATGTGCAGGTCGGTGTCTTTGGCAGCCCCGCCAATGCGCAGCGCGCGGCGCGGCAGATCGCGGCCTTGGGCCTGCCCGCCCGCATCGGCAAACAGACCCGTGGCGGCAAGACCTACCACAGCGTTCAGGCGGGCCCCATCGCGGGCGGCTCCGCCCAAGCGGCGCTTGGCCAATTGCGCCGGGCAGGATATCGGGACGCCTATCTGCGGCGCTAA
- a CDS encoding saccharopine dehydrogenase family protein: MKRNVLIIGAGGVAQVVAHKCAQNNDRLGDLHIASRTVSKCEAIIASVHEKNAMKQDGVFKAHAVDGMDTDAVAALIKETGCQIVINVGSPFVNMTVLQACIDTGAAYIDTAIHEDPTKICETPPWYGNYEWKRREACAEAGVTAILGAGFDPGMVNAFARFAVDEFMDEVKSIDIVDINAGNHGKYFSTNFDPEINFREFTGTVYSWQEGAWQENKMFEVGREWDLPVVGKQKAYLSGHDEVHSLSANYPQADVRFWMGFGDHYINVFTVLQNLGLLSEQPVTTAEGLEVVPLKVVKAVLPDPSSLAPNYTGKTCIGDLVKGVKDGEEVEVFVYNVADHKDAYNEVGSQGISYTAGVPPVAFAMLIADGTYDTATMVNVEELDPKPLFGLLDDIGLPTRIKDDKGDRAWHEA, translated from the coding sequence ATGAAACGCAATGTTCTTATCATCGGCGCGGGCGGCGTCGCACAGGTTGTGGCGCATAAATGCGCGCAGAATAATGACCGTTTGGGTGACTTGCATATCGCCAGCCGCACGGTCTCCAAATGCGAGGCGATCATCGCAAGCGTGCATGAGAAAAACGCGATGAAGCAGGATGGCGTCTTCAAGGCGCATGCCGTCGACGGGATGGACACCGATGCCGTGGCCGCCCTGATCAAAGAGACCGGCTGCCAAATCGTCATCAACGTGGGCTCGCCGTTCGTGAACATGACCGTGCTTCAAGCCTGCATCGACACCGGTGCTGCCTATATCGACACGGCGATCCACGAGGACCCGACCAAGATCTGCGAGACCCCGCCGTGGTATGGCAACTACGAGTGGAAGCGCCGCGAGGCCTGCGCCGAAGCGGGGGTGACCGCGATCCTCGGCGCCGGTTTCGATCCGGGCATGGTCAACGCCTTCGCCCGTTTCGCAGTGGATGAGTTCATGGACGAGGTCAAATCCATCGACATCGTCGACATCAACGCGGGCAACCACGGCAAGTATTTCTCGACCAACTTCGACCCTGAGATCAACTTCCGCGAGTTCACCGGCACCGTTTACAGCTGGCAGGAAGGCGCGTGGCAGGAGAACAAGATGTTCGAAGTGGGCCGCGAATGGGACCTGCCCGTGGTCGGCAAGCAGAAGGCCTATCTGTCGGGCCATGACGAGGTGCATTCGCTGTCGGCGAACTACCCGCAGGCTGACGTGCGCTTCTGGATGGGTTTTGGCGACCACTACATCAACGTCTTCACCGTCTTGCAAAACCTCGGCCTGCTGTCCGAGCAGCCCGTGACCACCGCCGAGGGGCTGGAGGTCGTCCCGCTGAAAGTGGTGAAAGCCGTGCTGCCCGACCCGTCGAGCCTTGCGCCCAACTACACCGGCAAGACCTGCATTGGCGATCTGGTGAAAGGCGTGAAGGACGGCGAAGAGGTCGAGGTCTTTGTCTATAACGTCGCCGATCACAAGGACGCCTATAACGAAGTGGGCAGCCAAGGCATTTCCTACACCGCGGGCGTGCCGCCGGTGGCCTTTGCGATGCTGATCGCCGATGGCACCTATGACACCGCCACCATGGTCAATGTCGAAGAGTTGGACCCCAAGCCCCTCTTTGGTTTGCTCGACGACATCGGCCTGCCCACCCGCATCAAAGACGACAAGGGTGACCGCGCTTGGCATGAGGCTTGA
- a CDS encoding carboxynorspermidine decarboxylase, which yields MQTPYYLIDKANLRDNMEKIARLRALSGARCLLALKCFATWSVFDFMSEYMDGSTSSSLYEVRLGAEKFPGETHAYSVAYAEHEIDEVLGHADKIIFNSIGQLDKFDAQSQGHIRGLRVNPGVSTSDFDLADPARPFSRLGEHDPAAIDAVADRISGLMFHNNCENDDFARFDEMLTLIDERFGAVLHKMEWISLGGGIHFTGESYPLDELALRLKAFADRFGVQVYLEPGEAAITGAATLEVTVLDTMYNGKNLAIVDSSIEAHMLDLLIYREPAKIAPDTGDHEWMICGKSCLAGDIFGEFRFDAPLKAGDRLSFQDAAGYTMVKKNWFNGVKMPGIAVRELDGTTRMVRDFDYDDFAAALS from the coding sequence GTGCAGACACCCTATTACCTGATCGACAAGGCCAATCTCCGCGACAATATGGAAAAGATCGCCCGCCTCCGCGCGCTTTCCGGTGCGCGCTGCCTGCTGGCGCTGAAGTGCTTCGCCACATGGTCGGTCTTTGATTTCATGTCCGAGTATATGGACGGCTCGACCTCCTCGTCGCTCTATGAGGTGCGACTGGGGGCCGAGAAATTCCCCGGTGAGACCCACGCCTATTCGGTGGCCTATGCCGAGCATGAGATCGACGAGGTGCTGGGCCATGCCGACAAGATCATCTTCAACTCCATCGGCCAGCTCGACAAGTTCGATGCGCAATCGCAGGGCCATATCCGCGGGCTGCGGGTGAACCCCGGCGTTTCCACCTCGGACTTCGACCTTGCCGACCCCGCCCGCCCCTTCAGCCGTCTGGGCGAGCATGATCCGGCAGCGATCGACGCGGTCGCCGACCGGATCAGCGGGCTGATGTTCCACAACAATTGCGAGAACGACGACTTCGCGCGGTTCGACGAGATGCTGACCCTGATAGATGAGCGCTTTGGCGCAGTGCTGCACAAGATGGAGTGGATCAGCCTCGGCGGCGGCATCCATTTCACCGGCGAGAGCTACCCGCTCGACGAACTGGCGCTACGGCTCAAAGCCTTTGCCGACCGCTTTGGTGTGCAGGTCTATCTGGAACCCGGCGAGGCCGCGATCACCGGGGCCGCGACACTTGAGGTCACCGTGCTCGACACGATGTACAACGGTAAGAACCTTGCCATCGTCGACAGCTCCATTGAGGCGCATATGCTCGACCTGCTGATCTACCGCGAACCGGCCAAGATCGCCCCCGACACGGGCGACCACGAATGGATGATCTGCGGCAAATCCTGCCTTGCAGGCGATATCTTTGGCGAGTTCCGCTTCGATGCGCCGCTGAAGGCCGGCGACCGGCTCTCGTTTCAGGACGCTGCCGGTTACACGATGGTCAAGAAAAACTGGTTCAACGGCGTGAAGATGCCCGGCATCGCGGTGCGCGAGTTGGACGGAACCACCCGAATGGTGCGCGATTTCGATTATGACGATTTCGCCGCCGCCCTGTCGTGA
- a CDS encoding cytidine deaminase: MTDLRDAAVLVRENAHAPYSNFKVGAAIRTASGAVFSGCNVENVAYPQGTCAEAGAIAAMVAAGEREIAEVYVVAGSDMPVTPCGGCRQKLAEFSGGDVSVTMATVAGKEQQTTMGDLLPGAFGAAHMQG; the protein is encoded by the coding sequence ATGACTGATTTGCGCGACGCGGCTGTGTTGGTGCGGGAAAACGCCCATGCGCCCTATTCGAATTTCAAGGTCGGCGCGGCGATCCGCACCGCCTCGGGCGCGGTGTTCAGTGGCTGCAATGTCGAAAACGTCGCCTACCCGCAGGGCACCTGCGCCGAGGCGGGTGCGATTGCTGCCATGGTCGCAGCAGGCGAGCGTGAGATCGCCGAGGTCTATGTCGTGGCGGGCAGCGATATGCCCGTGACGCCCTGCGGCGGCTGCCGCCAGAAACTGGCGGAATTTTCGGGCGGGGATGTATCCGTGACCATGGCCACCGTGGCGGGCAAGGAACAGCAGACCACCATGGGCGACTTGCTGCCGGGGGCCTTTGGCGCCGCCCACATGCAGGGTTAA
- the upp gene encoding uracil phosphoribosyltransferase: MTDTPNHLTIVDHPLVQHKLTIMRDKATSTAVFRQLLREISQLLAYEVTRGLPMTTKRVETPMQEMDAPTLDGKKLALISILRAGNGLMDGVLELIPSARVGFVGLYRDEETLQPVQYYFKVPEAMEDRLVIAVDPMLATGNSSVAAINLLKEAGATNIIFLCLLASPEGVATMKAAHPDVRIVTASLDESLNEKGYIIPGLGDAGDRMFGTK; this comes from the coding sequence ATGACCGATACCCCCAATCACCTGACGATCGTCGACCATCCGCTGGTGCAGCACAAGCTGACCATCATGCGCGACAAAGCCACCTCGACCGCCGTCTTCCGGCAGTTGCTGCGCGAGATTAGCCAGCTTTTGGCCTATGAGGTGACGCGCGGCCTGCCGATGACGACCAAACGGGTCGAGACCCCGATGCAAGAGATGGACGCGCCAACGCTCGACGGCAAGAAGCTGGCGCTGATCTCGATCCTGCGGGCGGGCAACGGGCTGATGGATGGGGTGCTCGAATTGATCCCCTCGGCGCGGGTCGGCTTTGTCGGTCTCTACCGTGACGAAGAGACCCTTCAGCCGGTGCAGTATTACTTCAAAGTGCCTGAGGCGATGGAAGATCGCCTCGTCATTGCCGTAGACCCGATGCTGGCCACCGGCAACTCTTCGGTCGCGGCGATCAACCTGCTGAAAGAGGCAGGCGCCACCAATATCATTTTCCTCTGCCTGCTGGCCTCGCCCGAGGGGGTCGCTACGATGAAAGCCGCGCATCCGGACGTGCGCATCGTCACGGCCTCGCTGGACGAGTCCCTCAACGAGAAGGGCTATATCATCCCCGGTTTGGGCGACGCGGGTGACCGGATGTTCGGCACCAAGTGA
- a CDS encoding thymidine phosphorylase: MSARDILARLRHGEALDAEALTWIAGALADGRVSDAQAGAFAMGICLNGLDQPGRVALTLAMRDSGQVLDWDLEGPVLDKHSTGGVGDCVSLILAPALAACGAYVPMISGRGLGHTGGTLDKLEAIPGVSTQLEEARFRAVVREVGCAIVSASGDIAPADRRLYAVRDVTSTVDSLDLITASILSKKLAAGLDGLVLDVKVGSGAFMKELAQARALAEALSGTATAAGCPTTAVISDMNQPLVPSLGNALEVAEVMRVLTGAVTGPILDVTAELGGGLLANGGLAATAEAGAEALRTAVRDGRALERFTRMLSAMGAPADFAENWERILPKAPVIRAVPAPRGGYVSAIDGAALGMAVVNLGGGRVVEADQIDPAVGLSQVRRLGEEVRAGAPLATIHAAGEAAADAAEAAVLAAITLGDRAVEAPDLILERIG, translated from the coding sequence ATGAGCGCGCGGGACATTCTGGCGCGGCTGCGCCATGGTGAGGCATTGGATGCAGAGGCGCTGACCTGGATAGCCGGGGCGCTGGCCGATGGCCGTGTCAGTGACGCGCAGGCCGGGGCCTTTGCCATGGGCATTTGCCTTAATGGCTTGGACCAGCCGGGCCGCGTGGCGCTGACCCTTGCGATGCGCGATTCGGGGCAGGTGTTGGACTGGGACTTGGAGGGCCCCGTGCTCGACAAACATTCGACCGGCGGGGTGGGCGATTGCGTCTCATTGATCCTCGCCCCCGCGCTGGCCGCCTGCGGGGCCTATGTGCCGATGATCTCGGGCCGGGGGCTGGGGCATACGGGCGGCACGCTCGACAAGCTTGAGGCGATCCCCGGCGTCAGCACGCAGTTGGAAGAGGCGCGGTTTCGCGCGGTGGTGCGGGAGGTGGGTTGCGCCATCGTCAGCGCCAGTGGCGACATCGCCCCGGCGGATCGGCGGCTTTATGCGGTGCGGGATGTGACCTCGACCGTGGATTCGCTCGACCTGATCACCGCGTCGATCCTGTCGAAAAAGCTCGCCGCCGGGCTGGATGGGCTGGTGCTTGACGTGAAGGTCGGCTCGGGCGCGTTTATGAAGGAGCTCGCGCAGGCGCGTGCCTTGGCCGAAGCGCTGAGCGGCACCGCCACGGCGGCGGGCTGCCCGACGACGGCGGTGATCAGTGACATGAACCAGCCGCTGGTGCCGAGCCTTGGCAACGCGCTGGAGGTGGCCGAGGTGATGCGGGTGCTGACCGGGGCGGTGACGGGGCCGATCCTTGATGTGACGGCTGAATTGGGTGGCGGGCTTCTTGCCAATGGCGGTCTGGCCGCGACGGCTGAGGCGGGGGCCGAAGCCCTGCGCACGGCGGTCCGCGATGGCCGCGCGTTGGAGCGTTTCACCCGGATGCTCAGCGCCATGGGCGCACCTGCCGATTTCGCCGAAAACTGGGAGCGTATTCTGCCCAAAGCCCCCGTGATCCGCGCGGTCCCCGCGCCGCGCGGCGGCTACGTAAGCGCGATCGACGGCGCGGCACTCGGCATGGCGGTGGTCAATCTCGGCGGGGGCCGGGTGGTCGAGGCAGACCAGATCGACCCGGCGGTGGGCCTGTCGCAGGTGCGGCGCTTGGGCGAAGAGGTCCGCGCCGGCGCGCCTTTGGCCACGATCCACGCGGCGGGAGAGGCGGCTGCGGATGCGGCAGAGGCGGCGGTTCTGGCGGCGATCACGCTAGGGGACAGGGCGGTTGAAGCGCCGGATTTGATCTTGGAAAGGATCGGCTGA
- a CDS encoding MipA/OmpV family protein, whose product MPLASCLAIVAALPAAAQDRSINFALRGGVGAAPDYPGASSYRATPDLAFTFGSLEWGGRKIGTNIGDTPKTGFGFTGAFRYLGERDSSDHAELAGLEDIDAAVELGFGVVYREVNWQVFGKVRRGFGGHEGVTGDIGADVIFRPDERWTITAGPRFSLGNDTYADTYYGVDTATTNFAAYEAGGGLLGAGVEVEATYRLDDAWALEGAVAYQRLLNDAADSPITQAGSEDQWTMRIGVSRAFTWRF is encoded by the coding sequence TTGCCTCTTGCATCCTGCCTTGCCATCGTTGCCGCGCTGCCTGCGGCGGCGCAGGACCGTAGCATCAACTTCGCCCTGCGCGGCGGTGTCGGGGCGGCGCCGGATTATCCGGGCGCCAGCAGCTATCGCGCGACGCCGGATTTGGCCTTCACCTTCGGTTCGCTGGAATGGGGCGGGCGCAAGATCGGCACCAACATTGGCGATACGCCCAAGACCGGTTTCGGCTTCACCGGCGCGTTCCGCTATCTGGGTGAGCGTGACAGTTCCGATCACGCGGAGCTTGCGGGGCTTGAGGATATCGACGCGGCGGTCGAACTGGGCTTTGGCGTGGTCTACCGCGAGGTGAACTGGCAGGTCTTCGGCAAGGTCCGCCGTGGCTTTGGCGGCCATGAAGGCGTGACCGGCGACATCGGTGCCGATGTGATCTTCCGCCCCGATGAGCGTTGGACCATCACCGCAGGCCCGCGTTTCAGCCTTGGCAACGACACCTATGCTGACACCTATTACGGCGTCGACACCGCCACCACGAACTTCGCCGCCTATGAGGCCGGTGGCGGTCTGCTGGGCGCGGGGGTCGAGGTCGAGGCGACCTACCGTTTGGATGACGCATGGGCGCTGGAAGGGGCCGTGGCCTATCAACGTCTGCTGAATGACGCCGCCGACAGCCCGATCACACAGGCCGGGTCAGAGGATCAATGGACCATGCGCATCGGCGTCAGCCGCGCCTTCACCTGGCGGTTCTAA